A window of Chloracidobacterium sp. N contains these coding sequences:
- the mutM gene encoding bifunctional DNA-formamidopyrimidine glycosylase/DNA-(apurinic or apyrimidinic site) lyase, translated as MPELPEVEGVARELQQRLQQRRVIGVRIHRPRLVAPQSVATVVAGMQGAVFAEVGRRGKHLLLHLDNAHTLLVHLRMAGRFLYLAPDAPLPKFTHAVFDLDNDRRLVFQDQRHFAIMRLAPTAALFQLEELRHLAPEPLGPDFTPDYLQRTLAGTRRPIKEVLLDQTRVAGLGNIYAAEVLFAVGLHPLTPANLVSKSKVKDLWKTIRILLEAAIEAGTTLDVNPENITGQYFGAAFAEALLVYDREGEPCLRCETPIARIRQGQRSTYFCPRCQRPRARTGRQPAP; from the coding sequence ATGCCGGAGCTTCCTGAAGTCGAAGGCGTCGCGCGTGAGTTGCAGCAGCGCCTTCAACAGCGGCGGGTCATTGGCGTCCGCATTCACCGTCCGCGCCTTGTTGCGCCACAGTCTGTCGCCACGGTTGTCGCAGGGATGCAGGGGGCGGTTTTTGCCGAAGTCGGGCGGCGCGGCAAGCACCTGCTGCTACACCTGGACAATGCCCATACCCTGCTCGTTCACCTGCGGATGGCCGGGCGGTTTCTGTATCTGGCGCCTGACGCCCCGCTGCCAAAGTTCACCCACGCCGTCTTTGACCTCGACAACGACCGTCGCCTGGTGTTTCAGGACCAGCGGCACTTCGCCATCATGCGGCTGGCGCCCACGGCCGCGTTGTTCCAGCTTGAGGAACTCCGTCATCTGGCGCCCGAACCGCTGGGGCCGGATTTCACGCCGGACTACCTGCAACGCACGCTGGCCGGCACGCGGCGTCCCATCAAGGAAGTCCTGCTCGACCAGACGCGCGTAGCCGGGTTGGGAAATATCTACGCAGCGGAAGTCCTCTTTGCCGTCGGCCTCCATCCGCTCACCCCGGCCAACCTGGTGTCCAAATCCAAGGTCAAAGACCTGTGGAAGACCATCCGCATCCTGCTGGAAGCCGCCATCGAAGCCGGCACGACCCTTGACGTGAACCCGGAAAACATCACCGGGCAGTATTTTGGCGCGGCTTTTGCCGAGGCTCTGCTCGTGTACGACCGGGAAGGTGAACCATGCCTCCGCTGTGAAACCCCCATTGCCCGAATTCGCCAGGGGCAACGCTCGACCTACTTCTGCCCCAGGTGTCAGCGCCCACGTGCCAGAACGGGACGACAACCGGCGCCGTGA
- a CDS encoding HD domain-containing phosphohydrolase: MEQHVGKAWGTLKYRDAAGKEATAMLNKPVFRIGRLADNDLQIDDPYVSRLHVELRFDGVHATLVDRSSTGATYVNDQRVSEAQLRSGDRLALGRKLAGTEIVFEYANQGAKPSEAVEPHQVMSVIDHSQTRYLNTSLIRATQLTNAATVNRLKALYEITSAILALTNREELAEKLLTLLFDVLPAERGVILLADPKDNTLRQQAARLRSGDAAQVSPSQTIVRRVYEGNVAELCLDARNDARFAGQQSIIFQSIRSVMCAPISSASRIWGVCYLDNLTTRKTFEDEELEFLMAVSRQAGLALENIYLLEEQKITFQSFVTTLAASIDARDDLTAGHSARVARYSRSIAKYMNLPEAERRRIYYAGLLHDYGKIGTREAILCKPGKLTPEEYAHMRDHAKNTYDILSKIHFTRDMQDLPLVAAGHHENLDGSGYPFGLKGDEIPLGARIIAVADFFDALTHKRHYREPMPIEEVLELIDESTGTKFDPQVVAALKQFVQQEFIPNQRKRAEAEARRAQAQVPQAALIDGDTTMPVMPPETVMSPETVSMDPVPL, translated from the coding sequence ATGGAGCAGCACGTCGGTAAGGCTTGGGGAACGCTGAAGTATCGGGACGCAGCAGGAAAAGAAGCGACGGCCATGCTGAACAAACCGGTTTTCCGCATTGGTCGTCTTGCAGACAACGACTTGCAGATTGATGACCCTTACGTATCCCGCCTGCATGTCGAGCTGCGCTTCGATGGTGTGCATGCGACGTTGGTGGACCGAAGCAGCACCGGCGCAACGTACGTCAACGACCAGCGCGTTTCGGAAGCGCAACTGCGCAGTGGCGACCGGCTCGCACTGGGGCGCAAGCTCGCCGGGACGGAAATCGTCTTCGAGTATGCCAACCAGGGGGCAAAGCCGTCTGAAGCCGTCGAGCCACACCAGGTGATGTCGGTCATTGACCACTCCCAGACGCGCTACCTCAATACGTCTCTCATCCGGGCAACCCAACTGACCAATGCCGCGACCGTCAATCGCCTGAAGGCGCTGTATGAGATTACGAGCGCGATTCTGGCGCTGACCAACCGCGAGGAACTGGCCGAGAAGCTCCTGACGCTGCTGTTTGACGTGTTGCCGGCCGAGCGGGGCGTCATCCTGCTGGCCGACCCGAAAGACAACACCCTGCGCCAGCAGGCGGCCCGGCTGCGCAGTGGGGATGCCGCCCAGGTTTCGCCGAGCCAGACGATTGTGCGCCGGGTCTATGAGGGCAACGTTGCGGAACTATGCCTCGATGCCCGCAACGACGCCCGCTTTGCCGGTCAGCAAAGCATCATTTTCCAGTCCATCCGCTCGGTGATGTGCGCCCCGATCAGCTCGGCGAGCCGTATCTGGGGCGTGTGCTATCTCGACAACCTGACGACCAGGAAAACCTTTGAAGATGAGGAACTTGAGTTTCTGATGGCGGTTTCCCGGCAGGCCGGGCTGGCGCTGGAAAACATCTACCTGCTGGAAGAACAGAAAATCACCTTCCAGAGCTTCGTGACGACGTTGGCGGCATCCATTGACGCCCGCGATGACCTGACGGCCGGACACTCGGCGCGGGTGGCGCGGTACTCACGCTCGATTGCGAAGTACATGAACCTGCCGGAAGCCGAGCGCCGCCGGATTTACTACGCCGGATTGCTCCACGACTACGGCAAGATCGGGACGCGCGAGGCCATCCTCTGCAAACCGGGCAAGCTGACGCCGGAAGAGTACGCCCACATGCGCGACCACGCCAAGAACACGTACGACATCCTGTCGAAGATTCACTTCACGCGGGATATGCAGGACCTGCCGCTGGTGGCCGCCGGACATCACGAAAACCTCGACGGCAGCGGTTATCCCTTCGGTCTGAAAGGCGATGAGATTCCGCTGGGCGCGCGTATCATTGCCGTGGCGGACTTCTTCGATGCCCTGACCCACAAGCGTCACTACCGGGAACCCATGCCGATTGAAGAAGTGCTGGAGCTGATTGACGAAAGCACCGGCACGAAGTTTGACCCGCAGGTGGTGGCGGCGCTTAAGCAGTTTGTCCAGCAGGAATTCATCCCCAATCAGCGCAAGCGCGCCGAAGCCGAAGCGCGCCGGGCGCAAGCCCAAGTGCCGCAGGCCGCGCTCATTGACGGCGATACGACGATGCCGGTCATGCCACCGGAAACGGTGATGTCACCGGAAACGGTTTCCATGGACCCGGTGCCGCTGTAA
- a CDS encoding SDR family NAD(P)-dependent oxidoreductase, whose translation MELAGRIALVTGGARRLGAAMVRALVAQGVHVALHCHSSHPTAETLAAELRAGGGTVEVFPADLRQRKDVDALFEGILRRFGTLHILVNNAAVFERRPWPELTDADWEQTLAVNLTAPFWCARRAARLMLAQGRGKIINLACVGGVRPWAAYLHYNVSKAGLIMLTEGLAKVLAPVVQVNAIAPGIVNLTGTPEGVTPEDITQALLYLLSADAVTGETLFVDAGYRLGLKPPANLRPA comes from the coding sequence GTGGAACTGGCCGGAAGGATTGCCCTGGTGACAGGTGGGGCGCGCCGTTTGGGGGCGGCCATGGTGCGCGCCCTTGTGGCGCAGGGCGTTCACGTGGCACTCCACTGCCACAGCTCACATCCGACGGCGGAGACGCTTGCGGCCGAACTCCGCGCTGGCGGAGGCACGGTCGAAGTCTTTCCTGCCGATCTGCGTCAGCGGAAGGACGTGGATGCCCTCTTTGAAGGCATCCTGCGCCGTTTCGGGACGCTGCACATTCTGGTCAACAATGCGGCGGTTTTTGAGCGCCGTCCCTGGCCCGAACTCACCGATGCTGACTGGGAACAGACACTGGCCGTCAACCTGACAGCGCCTTTCTGGTGTGCGCGCCGGGCGGCGCGGCTGATGCTGGCGCAGGGACGGGGGAAAATCATCAACCTCGCCTGTGTCGGGGGTGTCCGCCCGTGGGCGGCGTATCTTCATTACAACGTCTCCAAAGCCGGCCTCATCATGCTGACCGAAGGGCTGGCCAAGGTGCTGGCGCCGGTTGTGCAGGTCAATGCCATTGCACCCGGCATCGTCAACCTGACCGGAACGCCGGAAGGGGTGACGCCGGAGGACATCACACAGGCGCTGCTGTACCTGCTCAGCGCCGATGCCGTGACCGGTGAGACCCTGTTCGTGGATGCCGGCTACCGGTTGGGCCTCAAACCGCCCGCAAACCTTCGGCCGGCATAG